In one Solanum dulcamara chromosome 1, daSolDulc1.2, whole genome shotgun sequence genomic region, the following are encoded:
- the LOC129904735 gene encoding uncharacterized protein LOC129904735 produces the protein MSSLGASVSAIFILCLCSLHFTKASLHDYSSEKFASKGNVFVVHGGSEGIYASNPKLNQSSTSASDGHSFIRFEKIIFRRPEEFSNFSSGSIHAVVFEVDDRETIGGSAYGGQRAVCCTEDLAKLGVCIQGEIIHRPSTNNPGWPKVFGASFGIDELEAKLQLRTIHITKTGMYNVYFMHCDHNLKEVVVEGKTIWKNPTGYLPGRMAPLMNFYGYMSLMFVLLGIFWFSQYARFWREVLALQNCITLVITLGMFEMALWYFDNAEFNETGVRPTGITVWAVTFGAVKRTVARLIILMVSMGYGVVRPTLGGLTSKVLLLGGTFFLASEVLELVENVGTVSDFSGKARLFFVLPVAILDAFFILWIFTSLSATLNKLQARRLLAKLDIYRRFTNALAVAVIVSVGWVCYELYFKSTDVYNKRWQKAWIIPAFWQVLSFSLLCVICALWAPSQNSMRYAYSDDSEEFDKDITLTLIKPSPLPTKDERSPSEVKSTSGGDGTSNGGDVEEDKTE, from the exons ATGTCGTCATTGGGAGCTTCAGTTTCAGCCATTTTTATACTCTGCTTATGCTCACTTCACTTTACAAAAGCTTCACTTCACGACTATTCCTCCGAGAAATTCGCAAGCAAAGGCAATGTATTCGTAGTCCATGGAGGTAGCGAAGGAATTTACGCTTCTAACcctaaactcaatcaatcttCTACCTCTGCTTCAGATGGACACTCTTTTATTCG CTTTGAGAAGATTATATTCCGGAGACCTGAAGAATTTTCAAACTTTAGCTCAGGATCAATTCATGCAGTTGTTTTTGAGGTGGATGACCGAGAGACAATCGGAGGCTCTGCCTATGGGGGGCAAAGAGCTGTTTGTTGCACAGAAGATCTTGCAAAACTGGGAGTTTGTATACAAGGGGAAATAATTCACCGCCCATCTACTAATAATCCTGGTTGGCCTAAAGTATTTGGTGCCTCTTTTGGCATTGATGAGCTTGAAGCAAAACTGCAGCTGAGAACAATACATATTACAAAAACTGGAATGTAtaatgtgtattttatgcacTGCGACCATAATCTTAAGGAAGTTGTTGTTGAAGGGAAGACCATATGGAAAAATCCTACCGGTTACCTACCTGGTAGAATGGCCCCACTTATGAATTTCTATGGGTATATGTCTCTTATGTTTGTGTTACTTGGGATCTTTTGGTTTTCTCAGTATGCGAGATTCTGGAGAGAAGTTCTTGCTTTACAAAATTGTATTACTCTCGTCATAACGTTGGGCATGTTTGAGATGGCATTATGGTACTTTGATAATGCTGAATTCAATGAAACCGGAGTCAGACCAACTGGGATCACTGTATGGGCTGTTACCTTTGGTGCAGTAAAGCGCACAGTTGCTCGTTTGATTATTCTGATGGTCTCTATGGGGTATGGTGTTGTTAGACCTACCCTTGGTGGTCTTACATCCAAGGTCCTTTTGCTTGGAGGAACTTTCTTTCTGGCATCAGAAGTGCTTGAACTGGTAGAAAACGTTGGTACTGTTAGTGATTTCTCAGGAAAAGCAAGGTTGTTTTTTGTACTTCCTGTGGCAATCTTGGATGCTTTCTTTATCCTATGGATATTCACTTCCCTTTCTGCAACTTTGAATAAACTTCAG GCTAGAAGATTGTTGGCCAAATTAGACATATACCGGAGGTTCACAAATGCTTTAGCTGTGGCAGTTATTGTTTCTGTTGGTTGGGTATGCTATGAG CTGTATTTTAAGTCCACTGATGTGTACAATAAGCGATGGCAAAAGGCCTGGATTATTCCTGCATTCTGGCAAGTGTTGTCTTTTTCTCTCCTCTGCGTCATCTGTGCTCTTTGGGCTCCATCTCAAAACTCCATGAG ATATGCCTATTCTGATGATAGTGAAGAGTTTGATAAGGATATCACGTTGACGCTCATAAAACCCTCCCCTCTGCCAACAAAGGATGAAAGAAGTCCATCCGAAGTGAAATCAACGTCTGGTGGAGATGGGACATCTAATGGTGGTGATGTAGAAGAAGACAAGACGGAGTAG